The proteins below are encoded in one region of Chaetodon trifascialis isolate fChaTrf1 chromosome 11, fChaTrf1.hap1, whole genome shotgun sequence:
- the c11h14orf119 gene encoding uncharacterized protein C14orf119 homolog, protein MSWFNHVSQGPNQQQQQSTDSHRLTATDAPCSTHNSKLRGTTDGSPTMAIQRWTGCSTPSPEDFPPAPQGVVSPPSLEKLSCSSPNAGQMRDPEPISYVSLQEQRCVLSWFQGWTGNQRERFLQDLLGKAVPGKVCTLLDSLSTLQVKDRLPNIFECQLRLWTQWFESWGEEERNHFLHMLEECDPVFVAHFYRSVAGTAGRD, encoded by the exons ATGTCGtggtttaatcatgtcagtcaAGGCCCAaaccagcagcaacaacagtcCACTGACAGCCACAGACTCACAGCCACAGACGCCCCGTGTAGCACCCACAACTCCAAGCTCAGAGGTACGACAGATGGATCACCGACCATGGCAATACAACGCTGGACCGGCTGCTCCACTCCCAGCCCGGAGGACTTTCCACCAGCCCCACAGGGTGTAGTCAGCCCTCCCAGCCTTGAGAAGCTGTCCTGCTCTTCACCGAATGCAGGTCAGATGAGAGACCCGGAGCCCATATCGTATGTCAGCCTCCAGGAGCAGCGGTGCGTCCTGAGCTGGTTCCAGGGCTGGACCGGCAATCAGAGGGAACGGTTCTTGCAGGACCTCCTGGGGAAAGCTGTGCCTGGAAAAGTGTGCACCCTCCTAGATTCACTGAGTACTCTTCAG GTTAAAGACAGACTGCCCAACATCTTTGAGTGCCAGCTGCGCCTGTGGACCCAGTGGTTTGAGTCttggggagaagaggagagaaatcaTTTCCTGCATATGCTGGAAGAGTGTGACCCAGTGTTCGTCGCCCACTTTTACAGGAGTGTGGCCGGTACAGCAGGAAGAGACTGA